Proteins encoded together in one Prochlorococcus marinus str. MIT 9211 window:
- a CDS encoding 3-deoxy-7-phosphoheptulonate synthase gives MVISPDLNLFDKTSDLHIVETRPLVSPSLLHHDLPLDLKAAEIVAQTRKRIQAILAGDDSRLLVIVGPCSVHDVSAAKEYAKKLIPLRERFSDALEIVMRVYFEKPRTTIGWKGLINDPHLDGSYDINTGLRRARALLLDLARSGMPAATELLDPIVPQYIADLISWTAIGARTTESQTHREMASGLSMPIGYKNGTDGTVAIAINAMQAASRAHHFLGINHKGFASIISTTGNPDGHLVLRGGSSGTNYHVESVLNAAKELSKASLGDKVMIDCSHGNSNKDFRQQSHVLREVSKQIKEGFSHVMGVMLESHLVEGNQKLVADLSQLKYGQSITDACIDIKATESLLEELAVSMRA, from the coding sequence ATGGTCATTTCTCCAGATCTTAATTTGTTCGATAAAACTTCTGATCTTCATATTGTTGAGACTAGACCTTTGGTCTCACCTTCTTTGTTGCATCATGACTTACCGCTGGATTTAAAAGCTGCAGAAATTGTTGCTCAAACTCGTAAACGGATTCAAGCAATCCTTGCTGGGGATGATTCACGTTTATTAGTGATAGTAGGACCTTGCTCAGTTCATGATGTAAGTGCAGCTAAGGAATACGCTAAGAAACTTATTCCTTTAAGAGAACGTTTTTCAGATGCACTGGAAATTGTGATGAGAGTTTATTTTGAAAAACCTAGAACAACTATTGGATGGAAAGGGCTTATAAATGATCCGCATTTAGATGGATCATACGATATCAATACAGGCTTAAGACGGGCAAGAGCCTTACTTTTAGATTTAGCCCGGTCTGGGATGCCAGCAGCAACAGAACTATTAGATCCCATAGTGCCTCAATATATTGCAGATTTGATTAGTTGGACTGCTATTGGTGCAAGAACTACAGAAAGTCAAACTCATAGAGAAATGGCTTCAGGTTTATCCATGCCTATAGGTTATAAGAATGGGACGGATGGAACTGTAGCTATTGCAATTAATGCAATGCAGGCAGCATCAAGGGCTCATCATTTTTTAGGCATTAATCACAAAGGTTTTGCTTCAATAATCAGCACAACAGGTAATCCTGATGGTCATCTTGTTTTGCGAGGTGGTAGTAGTGGCACTAATTATCACGTTGAATCTGTTTTGAATGCAGCGAAAGAGCTTTCTAAGGCATCTTTAGGTGACAAAGTAATGATTGATTGCAGTCATGGCAACTCTAATAAAGATTTTCGGCAACAATCACATGTTCTTCGAGAAGTATCTAAGCAGATTAAAGAAGGTTTCTCTCATGTAATGGGAGTTATGCTTGAAAGTCATCTTGTAGAAGGTAATCAAAAGTTAGTAGCAGATCTTTCACAATTGAAGTATGGCCAAAGTATTACTGATGCATGTATAGATATAAAGGCTACGGAAAGTCTTTTAGAAGAGCTTGCAGTTTCTATGAGGGCATAG